DNA sequence from the Thermococcus gammatolerans EJ3 genome:
ACTTTCTCAGCCTCTTTATCGAAATCCGGGTTTTTCTCGCGAGCTCTTTAAGGTCAGCGTTAAGCAAGTCCTCAGGCGTTTTTATCCCCGCCTTGTTCAGCTTCGCGAGGGTTTTAGGGCCGATGCCCTTGATGTCAATGAGGTTCTTTACTTTTGCGCGTTTCTTCTCGGCCTTCGGCTTCTCGGGCTTTCCAATCCTCTCGACCCTCTTGGCGAGCCTCGTGTCAACTCTCTTCGCGAGGGGAACCTTCGGCTTCCTCCTCTTTACGAAGGCGAGTGAACTCGCGTAGAACCTCCCATCGGAACCCTCGAAAACGCTCTCCTCGAGCTCGGCCTCCGCCTCAACGAACGTTCCTCTCACTTCCTCCGTTCTATCCCTTTCTTCGGGCGGGACCTCGGGCGGTTCGACGAACTCCTCAAGCTCGGGCGGATTTTCGCCGACGTAATAGGAAGCTATAACTGGCCTGAAGGGGTTGTCGCGCTCCTCGAGCCCCTCGAGGAGTGAAACGTCCATCTCCCCGGTCCTGAAATACCTGACTACCTCGTTTGCAAGCCTGTGGAAGTCCCTGCTGTGGAGCAAAACGCGCCTCTCCGCGTAGGCCTTTGCCTGGCCAGTTGTTATGAGGAACTGCCAGTCGCTCGCCTCGAGGATTAAGAGTTCTCTCGCGAGCTGTTCTATCGCCCTGTCGCCGAGATTATCTTTCCCGTAAAAGCGGCTCGCCAGCGCGACCATCCTGTCCTCGGCGCGGTATATCTCTTCCCACGTCCATTCGGTTTGCTCGTTCCACCAGGTCGAGTGGTCCGCGTTGGCGCCCCACGAGCCTTCGGGCAGTTCAACCTCAAGCCTCTCCCCTGAGTAGTTCAAGAGGAAGGCCGAAAGTGTTGTCGTCTTGATTCCGCGCTCGGCTAAAAGCTCAAGAACCCTGCCAAGCCACTTAACTCCCTCGTACCACCAGTGGCCGAAGAGCTCGGTGTCGTATGGAGAGACGATTATTCCTTTCTCGCCCGTTTCCTCCTCGAACCTCGAGAGCAGGCCCTCGACGAGGGAAACGAAGTGCCTCGCGTGCTCTTCAACCCGTTCAAGGGCCTTCTCGGGGTCGTAGAAGTCCTTCTCGCCCAAATCAACGTCCTTGCCAGTTATACGCCAGTACTGGTTACCGCTCTTCGGGGCCTTCCTGTGGAACTCTCTGTACCAGAAGTCGCCGGGGTAGCCGTAGTGGGCGCTCCAGACCTGATGGCCCGTCTCGCGGTTCCTCGCGAAGACCACAACGTTTGACCCCTTGACCCAGTAGGGTCGGAGCGTTGCGAGTGAACCGGTAGGAACCGGAGCGCCGTAGGAGTCGCTGACCGGTCCGTTATCAATGAGGTTGCTCTCGACGAAGAAGTACTCGATTCCAAACTCCTCGAGGAACTTCTCTATCCCCTTCCTCTTGACAGTTCTTCCGCCGGGAAGCTTCCACTCGCCACTCGGCCGGTAGGCGCACTCGGAAACCCACATACCCTGCGGTCTCCTTCCGAAGTGCTTCTCGTAGGTCGCTATCCCGTTGGCTATCTGGGAGCGTATTGATTCTTCCCTCCAGAGGAGGGGGAGGTAGGCGTGTGTCGCGGGGGAGGTTATTATTTCAAGGTAGCCCTCACCCTGAAGTTCCCGGAATTTGCCTATTATGTCTCCGTTTATGGCCTTCCAGTAGGAGTAAACACGCTCGAAGTGGCGGAGGACTTCCCTAACAGGTTTCTCGGGGTATTTGCCAGATTCGAGATCCTCCCTTGTTCTTTCGATTTTCCTCAAGAGGTACTTCTCGAACTCGGCCTTGACGTAGTCGTCGACCAGCTGTTCCATCAGGACGGGCGTTATGTTCACGACGAGCTGGAAGCGAACGCCAGAGTCCCTTAAACGCTCGAACTCCATGAGCAGGGGTAGGTAGCTCTCGCTCATCGCCTCATAGAGCCACTCCTCTCCGAAGGGCCACTTGCCGTGCTTTCTGACGTAGGGAATATGAGTGTGGAGGACGAACGTGAAGTAGCCTTTCATTTAGTATCACCGGGAGTGTTATCGAGCGGAGAGTATTTAACCTTATCCGGAACAGACCTGTCATCGTGACCAGTAATGTGCACGGAAAACGTTTTATCCTCCGATCCCAAGGAAAGTCGGTGGTGCTATGAGACTTGATGAGCTTACGGGCACAGAGGGCGGCTTCATTGCGGGGGCCCTAGCGGTGGTTCTTCTTGGAGCGATAATCTCAGTTCTCTCAATGCCCATCAGAGACCTCATGAAGCTCGCCTACTTGATCTACGACATCGGAATCGTTGGCCTTTCCTTCGGACTTTTGAACGAGGCCTTTGAAGGGGAGAGGAGCGACGCGATTAGGGCAGCTTTTGCAATCGCGGGAACGATAGTTCTGCTCGCGCTTAGGCTTTAACCTTTTAACTTAATCCCTCTACTCTTTTCGGGTGAGAGAATGAAGGAAGAAATGAGCTCGGTTGACATA
Encoded proteins:
- a CDS encoding 1,4-alpha-glucan branching protein, with product MKGYFTFVLHTHIPYVRKHGKWPFGEEWLYEAMSESYLPLLMEFERLRDSGVRFQLVVNITPVLMEQLVDDYVKAEFEKYLLRKIERTREDLESGKYPEKPVREVLRHFERVYSYWKAINGDIIGKFRELQGEGYLEIITSPATHAYLPLLWREESIRSQIANGIATYEKHFGRRPQGMWVSECAYRPSGEWKLPGGRTVKRKGIEKFLEEFGIEYFFVESNLIDNGPVSDSYGAPVPTGSLATLRPYWVKGSNVVVFARNRETGHQVWSAHYGYPGDFWYREFHRKAPKSGNQYWRITGKDVDLGEKDFYDPEKALERVEEHARHFVSLVEGLLSRFEEETGEKGIIVSPYDTELFGHWWYEGVKWLGRVLELLAERGIKTTTLSAFLLNYSGERLEVELPEGSWGANADHSTWWNEQTEWTWEEIYRAEDRMVALASRFYGKDNLGDRAIEQLARELLILEASDWQFLITTGQAKAYAERRVLLHSRDFHRLANEVVRYFRTGEMDVSLLEGLEERDNPFRPVIASYYVGENPPELEEFVEPPEVPPEERDRTEEVRGTFVEAEAELEESVFEGSDGRFYASSLAFVKRRKPKVPLAKRVDTRLAKRVERIGKPEKPKAEKKRAKVKNLIDIKGIGPKTLAKLNKAGIKTPEDLLNADLKELARKTRISIKRLRKFLAQIS